From the genome of Venturia canescens isolate UGA chromosome 11, ASM1945775v1, whole genome shotgun sequence:
CGAgataaaatttctttcaatcaGGGAGTAataaaagtgataaaaatttcaagttttgcCACTCGGCCCTGGCCACAAAGCTCGACCCCTTCCTTTGGCAAGCTCGAAATTTGTCTCTCGCCGCGTACATGTTAGAAGCGCCGCGCGCCTCCTCCCCGGTCCTCAGTAGTTAACGAATTAAGCGTCCGAGTGCATCATTCctttttgtccaattttttccttatttttgttGTGCTCGTCGGTAAAATTTTCAGCCTTTTTACCCTCCAAATAATTCGTCGTTTTTGaggcacttttatttttttatttctcgtgttATTGGTGATAATGAGCGGTGACGTACAGCCAAGAAAACGGAAGGACAAGAGACGCAAAAAAGGTGAGAGACCCGAAGTGTGCTCGGCCCGAAACTTTCGTAACTCGAATCGTTCCTCGGTAAGATATTTTTAGAGAAATCtgtcgtatttttttcttctctttctttcatccattttccattttatctTTCATCCTTTCCTCGGCCACGATCATGCTCcctgaatttttaattttgttttcgcTTTTTTATCTTATTTTATCGTTCGTCAATTTTGACTCGTCGctgaagcaatttttttttttaacattttttggcTCATTTTTGTCTCCAAAAATTACCGTTTTTggatttcttttgtttttctccctcgATCCAGCTGTCAAATCGATCggtcgatcgatttttcgctTCGGCATGGAATTCCAAGCCCGAATTTCGTCGTACCGAAACTTTCCCGGTGCCTtcggttttcatggttttcgaaaattttcttcttttctttccaATCGCTGATCGATTtgttttcgccattttttagACAAAATCTTGCATGCAAAATCATGAAAAGTAGtgagaaattttcatcattcgaTGCGATGCGCGGATTCGAGTCGAAATAATGCTGAATTTTTGCTGAACTAATGTACGAGGCAATTCGAACGAACAAAGCTCTGCCAATGCGTTAAGTGACAAAATGTGGGGCTGTCGTGAGACTCAGCCAGAACTGTCGCTCCTCTTTGGCTATACGAAAATAGATTTCAAAACGGTATGAACCAGTCCAAAAGCATTTCTCGCGTGGAAATCCATCTTTTCTTAATTTTCCAACagtttccttattttttttaatagtctttcatttctttttttccattgaacgtttttttttgttttttcgtattttagcTGACGCGGATTACCATATACAAAGGATACGGGGGTCAAGTTTTGGTATGCCAACGTTTCTCGATGTAACTTATTGTTCctgattttttatcgtttctttcaaatttggtcaaaaaatttgaaaaatttttgttttttcgtccattttcaacttattcacgaaatttctgACGTGAGAAATGCTTTTGGCGCTCAAAAAATACTgtgggggagaaaaaaatttggacgtgaaaatttttttactttcagaCGACGAAGATGCGGGAACCCCTCCACCCACGTTGGTCAATCCGTCCTCCGATAATTCGACGGACAATGTGACGATACACGTGCACAAAGAGGGCGGCACAGGAGGCCACTGGTGCGCgaggataattttttttgcacttttCAGCGTTCTCGTTGGGCTCGTAGGATTAATAATATTCGAGAGTCGAGGAAGCACCGACGGTGAGCCCAATCGCTTTTGCACCTCGACAGCCACCCGAAAGATttgttttaattgaaatttttttttttttttttttttttttttcatgagaatATCAGAATTTTGAgatggaaatgaaatttgatgaatCGAAGGACAAATTATCGTGGGAATTTGATGAATTCGAAGGAAATTGAAAGTCTTTAAttgcgtgaaaatttgaatatgagaaaaaaggtttttcgaaaattgacgaatttgaaaaaattcgccaaacatttttttctcgagtcaAACATTTGGCCTCTCGCTTCACAGTCGACACACCCATTTCGGACTCGAGATGGGCCATGATTTTCGACGGCTGGGTCGACGACATTCTCCCACAACACGAAGACGAAGCCCACGAAGAAGCGAGCCAAGAGGATCGCGAAcacgaggaggaagaggacgaAGATGAAAAAGGCGGCcacgaggaagaggaggaagaggaagaagaggaagaggaagaagagacTGAAGAAACGTCCGTCGAAAAAAGCGATCAGGAGGAAGACGAAGGCATAGCCGAAGCTCCTgaggaagacgaagacgaaggagaagaggaagaaggaagCGAAGACGAGGAAAACGAAGAGGATGGACAATCCGTCGAGGAAGAAATAATCCGAAAACAaggtgaaaataaataaaaatttttaaaagtcaGTTTCGTTGAGaattgtttttccaaattttacgAACTGTAGTTGACAaattaaagattttttcatttacttttgAAGCATAAATGGTGTcgaatttaaagaaaatatttcgataaaagtcgactttttaattaaaattaaaaaaaaaaaaaaaaaaaaaaaaaaaaaaatgaaaaattcaatgaaatcgaaagaaaaatgcgaaaattcgaatttgGGTTGACGAATGAAATGAATATTTGAGAACCAAAgcaagaaaaaggagaaatggaaattcatgaattttttggaaTCTCAAAATACTCGAATATTGATTATTTCAGTGTCAAGATATCACGAAGAAGCAAAACGGAAAGAGCGTGATCTCGAGTccgaagaaaaacaagaggACGAAGGCTACGAGGAGGAAAGTTCCAACGAGGAGGATTTCGGAACACTCGAAGAGCTGGACAACGTCAGCGACGAGGAAACGAATGACGAGGGGGTAGAAAACGAAGAAAGTGgtgaagaagaagagaagcaGCAAGAGAGTGACGAGAACGTCGAACTCGACGTCAGCATCGAGGGTGTCAAAGCCTCCAAAGAGGACGAGGAGGATCGAGAGATTTTTGGCATCCCTGGAGTCGGAGAGATCGACGACAACAGCGCTGAACCACTCGAGGAAGTAATCCCTTTCGAATATTTCTTTCCTCCACTAACcgattaaaatgaatataaaaaagagTTCAAATTGCCCAAAAGACTGAAAAATTCCGGaacgatttttccattttcattcgtttcgtaattaaaaaaaaaaaaaaaaaaaacgaaaattcgggAGCATGCTGAAactccaaaataaaaataatcgtcaTTCGAgataatggaaaaatttcgagCCCGGAAATGCGGAACCAGAATTTTGAGGGGACCAGAAACCAAAATTTACTCGTTTAGTAGAACCCAATTTAGCAAAAATTCAAtggaatttataaaaaaccaaaattccATTATCCAAATATTCGAAACCAGAGTTTCGAGGTAAtttaccaaaaaaatcacaatttcgaCCCAAAAgttcaaagaattttataaaaaaaaaaccaaaattcaagggaattgacaaaaaatcacaattcCAGTGCTCgaaaattagaaataaaaattcattcgctttttcgcccccttttttcatttccatcgaGCAGATAGAAGAAGGTGATTTGGAGGAGGTTGTGAACGATTTGGAAATTGAGCCGGACGAGGAGCAGGAGGAGGAGGCAGAAGAAGAGTCGACGAGCGGTGAGTTTCGATCGATAAATATCGCTAGATATGATAAcagtagaaaaaaagaagcgaaaaaaaaaaaataagagaaaattgatttattcgaaaagtaTCATCGACTCTCCATGCTCACCGCATTTTGTTCATAAAACTGCGAAAAAATCTCCATACACATGCCCTCCCCCCCTCCCGACCATGAatgtgaataaataaatgaaaataaacgtttagagaaaacgaaaaaaattgaaaaaaaaaaaaaaaaaaagatcgacGTTGACGACCGAatgggataaaaaaataaagaatgtggGTTTGCAGTGGCTGTGAAATTTGGAGTCGGAGTTGCGCTTATCGTCGCCGCGCATTTTGTGCTCGTTAGACGATGGAACAATGGTAAAtggaaaagaaacaaattcaattgtttttcgtttattttgttcttttttttctctctctattttaaatgtttttactctagaaaatcttcatttttgagctttttcaaaaatcacaaatttctTTGTCAAAATAATCATAGCTTTAAGTGGATTttttagtgaataatataatcgTAGCATGTTCCATGTTATCTTCGTTGACTAACAGGATTTTAAGCGCCGAAAATGAGGTAAGTGGAGAAAGGAACTTCACTTCTGTCACGGgaaatttgagttttttcggttttcgaaagatttgtttgtttttaaattttttcagtctattttttttgaatttttagtcGAAGCTGATATGCTCGACGAGGTCGCCGATCTGACCCGACGAAATACCATCGTTCCACCTCCCAGCCCGAAGGATTTCATCACCACCGACGAACCCGAAGATCGGACGATCGacaaagtcgaaaaaatcgtcgaaaccTACCAGGAGTTAAGGGACAAGtacaaaaatttggaaaaagaaCAACCCACGAGGCCCAAAGGCGCTATGGaaaatttacaattgaaaaattcttccattcTCGAAGGTAGAAACTTTCAAAAGGAGTGAACGAATTTTTAatcccttcaatttttcaatttttcaaccaactTTAAAAGAATTAAGGTtcaaaaagaaacgaggaaTTTCGATCCACATTTCCTCGAGAGATCACCCAAACAAGtagtttttatcgaaaaaattattcaactaAGCGAATCTGgatgaaaagtgatgaaaatattaattttagtTGAGAAATTaatcatcaaaatttttttatgattttaacACAAATTATTGGGAAAATAGTCGAATTTCAATTCgtcaaattgaaaaacatatttgaaaatttaaaaaaaaaaaaaaaaaaaaatggacaaagaaattcaagtttgtatatttaaaatcatttaacagaattctttaatttttcaaatagatTTGTTAAtttgatattgaaaatgtttgattttatatctaaaaatgtgaaaaacttaaaatttcttaaaaaacagttgaaaaattaaaaaattttctatccAACGATGAGAAATTCAATAATCGTGATCGATTGAAACGAcaaggaaaataattgaatttcaattggTCGAATGAGGAAGATGTTAGAGTTTTATTGGCGAGAGGCAAAAATAAtggtattttttgaaaaaaaaaaaaaaaaaaagggaaaaatccaTCGTCGAAGGTGGACGCGAGGTTAGCGAAAAAGGGGGAAGAATCAGAAGAGATGCAAACATCTGAGAGCGAGCGTCACTCGGCGACGGAAGAGGACGAAGAGGAATTGAGCgaggaagaagaggaggaggaggaggaagaggaggaagaggaagaagaggaaACTGAAGAACCGGACGACAGTGAATTGGTGGCCAAGTTGGAAGCAAAGTATGGAAAATTGCCGACGCCGACTGAGAGCGAAGAGGAGGAAGACGAAGAGGACGAAGATTACGAAgatgaagaagaggaagaggaggatgAGGAAGAAGACGAGGAGGAGGCTGAAGAGGACGCAGAAATGCCAGGATGGAAACGTAAATAGTCGACGAAACGTAGAAATAAGATGAATGAgttaatgattaaaaaaatggaaaatttgcaagagaaaaatcacccaaaattcatttttctgcGTCGATAAAACCGAACGATACACTGAAAATTCACGGAGA
Proteins encoded in this window:
- the Asph gene encoding glutamic acid-rich protein isoform X1, which translates into the protein MSGDVQPRKRKDKRRKKDDEDAGTPPPTLVNPSSDNSTDNVTIHVHKEGGTGGHWCARIIFFALFSVLVGLVGLIIFESRGSTDVDTPISDSRWAMIFDGWVDDILPQHEDEAHEEASQEDREHEEEEDEDEKGGHEEEEEEEEEEEEEETEETSVEKSDQEEDEGIAEAPEEDEDEGEEEEGSEDEENEEDGQSVEEEIIRKQVSRYHEEAKRKERDLESEEKQEDEGYEEESSNEEDFGTLEELDNVSDEETNDEGVENEESGEEEEKQQESDENVELDVSIEGVKASKEDEEDREIFGIPGVGEIDDNSAEPLEEIEEGDLEEVVNDLEIEPDEEQEEEAEEESTSVAVKFGVGVALIVAAHFVLVRRWNNVEADMLDEVADLTRRNTIVPPPSPKDFITTDEPEDRTIDKVEKIVETYQELRDKYKNLEKEQPTRPKGAMENLQLKNSSILEGKNPSSKVDARLAKKGEESEEMQTSESERHSATEEDEEELSEEEEEEEEEEEEEEEEETEEPDDSELVAKLEAKYGKLPTPTESEEEEDEEDEDYEDEEEEEEDEEEDEEEAEEDAEMPGWKPGVKAPKGAHSAPVEASKTQEPRGKTLSAKTTGSGSSGAKNVQENVNDSSYDEVSIQEEINNWLSKEFDN
- the Asph gene encoding glutamic acid-rich protein isoform X2, whose amino-acid sequence is MSGDVQPRKRKDKRRKKDDEDAGTPPPTLVNPSSDNSTDNVTIHVHKEGGTGGHWCARIIFFALFSVLVGLVGLIIFESRGSTDVDTPISDSRWAMIFDGWVDDILPQHEDEAHEEASQEDREHEEEEDEDEKGGHEEEEEEEEEEEEEETEETSVEKSDQEEDEGIAEAPEEDEDEGEEEEGSEDEENEEDGQSVEEEIIRKQVSRYHEEAKRKERDLESEEKQEDEGYEEESSNEEDFGTLEELDNVSDEETNDEGVENEESGEEEEKQQESDENVELDVSIEGVKASKEDEEDREIFGIPGVGEIDDNSAEPLEEIEEGDLEEVVNDLEIEPDEEQEEEAEEESTSVAVKFGVGVALIVAAHFVLVRRWNNVEADMLDEVADLTRRNTIVPPPSPKDFITTDEPEDRTIDKVEKIVETYQELRDKYKNLEKEQPTRPKGAMENLQLKNSSILEGKNPSSKVDARLAKKGEESEEMQTSESERHSATEEDEEELSEEEEEEEEEEEEEEEEETEEPDDSELVAKLEAKYGKLPTPTESEEEEDEEDEDYEDEEEEEEDEEEDEEEAEEDAEMPGWKRVKAPKGAHSAPVEASKTQEPRGKTLSAKTTGSGSSGAKNVQENVNDSSYDEVSIQEEINNWLSKEFDN